The region AAAAGCCAAGAACTTTAGCCCCCGCCCACGAATTTTAGGATTTCTATTTTATCTTCTTGGTTTAGAATAATACCCGACCATGTATCACGTTTTAGGATCTCTCCATTCTTTTGAATGGCGACTGTTTCCGGCTTTAAGCGCAAGGCTTCCAAAAGTGCAAATACGCTGGGAGAAGAAAGTTCGTCTAGCAAAAGGTCTCTTCCATTCACTTTCATTCCATGTACCTCGGTCGATTACAATTCATTCCATTTTCCAATGCTTGCAAGTCGAATGTTTTTTGATTTGCCATTCCGCCGTGGGCAAAAACGATTTACCTATATGACCCGTTTCCTTCTTATTTTATTGGCTTTTGCAGTATTCGGACTGATCTCCTGCGACCACGAAAGAGACGTACAAGGGAATGCAATGTCATCCTATGTAGCGAACTGCGTGGGTGGCGGATACACTGCATGCAAACATACCTGCGAGAATAAGTATGGAAGTTCCGTGGATCCAGATAACGTTGCTCTACTCAACACTTGCATCAGCGGATGTGCGACTAGCTGCAACATTGCAACTTTCTGCGCTCAGATGCAACAAGGTTGCAAGAGCAATTGCAAGAGTTATCTGAATGAATGCGTTCTGATCCTAGGCCTTTCCGGCGTAGGCCAATAAACTTAGTCTAAGTTTCCCAATCGAAATAAAGAAGCCGCAAAAATTCCTGCGGTTTCTATTCTCAAAATAGACTCTCCTAGATTCACTCCAGGCACAGAGTACTTCTTCAAAAAATCTAATTCTTCTGAACGAAAGCCACCTTCTGGCCCGATCAGTATGGTCTTGTTCTCGATATTCTTCGGGTCGATTCGAATCTCGGATCTAGGATCCAATAAAAGTAGTTCTTCTTTCGGATCGGAAGAAGACTCCACAAATTTCTGAAGAGTATAAGGACCTAAGATCTCTGGTAGAAAATCCTGATTGGATTGAGAGCAAGCTTCTGCTGCAACTTTCAAAAGCCTTTCCGGATTTAAATCTTTTCTATCGGAGTGAGCAAAGACTAAAAATATAAATCGAGTGATCCCAAGCTCTGTTCCTTTTTGGATCAACCATTCCAATCGATTGCCTTTCGGAATAGCCGTTGCAATCGCAGAGACTCGCTTCGGTCTTTCCTTCTTCTCCGTTCTGACAAGAGAACCTGACTTGGAAGAGCTTGGAACAGAATAATAAGCACTTGCTCCGGATCCATCTTTGAGGATCACAATCTTTTCTTCGGAGTAGACACGGAAGGCTTTTAAGTGAGAGATCTCTTCTCCTTCAAGCTTAAGCTCGGGAGAAGGAACAAAGCCTGGTCGAAAGAATACAATCTCTTCCAGAGACATCTTAGAGTCGGTTTAGATTATCCAATTCGAAGAGAGAAGGATCCGGTTTTACATCTCGGTCCACTTCTACGTATTCTAATACGCTGATTGCACCTGTGTTCAGATCCAACATTTCGAGACGACTCGCCAGATCTTCTTTGCCTACCTTTTGCTTTGCCTTCACTTTCACCGGACCATATTTAATGTTCATGGTCTTGTAAAGGATCCCATCCTTATCATGAAAGTCCAAACGCACTGGCCTAAGAGTATCCGGTTCCAAGAGAAGGATCAGCTTGGAATAAAAATAAGGCACGATCGGACGAAGAGCGACTCTCTTCATCTTCTTTCCGCCAACGTCTAGATCACTTTGCACTACTGGATTATAATTTGCTTGGTAGGAAGTTCCCGCGAGATCCACAAAACTAAAACCTGTATTCAGATGGTTTTCGTATTTCTCTTCGTCGTTCTTTCGAAAGATCTTTCTGGAAAGAGCGTTGAATGCGTAGATCAACTCTCCATCCTCTTTGAATAAAATCTTATATTCTAGACCGCGTCCTTTACTTTCGAAAAGGGAAAGTGAATCTTCTCCCTTTCGAAACACACTCATGTCCCAGGTCCAAGAATCACCAGTTCTCTTGATCAGAATTAGATTTGCCTTTACTAGACCATCCGACTTGAGTAAGGCTTGGTCTAGTCGAGCGACCAATTCCTGAGCGACCCTCGCCTTTTCAGGAGCCTGCGCATAGGAGATCTCCCCACCAAGTAGGATCGGAAAGACCAGGATCACTAGAATCGATCGAATTTGTCTCAAAGACCTTCCCTTCCCGGCAAGAAGTGAGAACTTCCCTTTTTTATTCTGCTCTTAGACTCGGCGCACTGTAAGAGTAAAGGCTATGAACGGAACCTTGGGCCTGAGCAGATTCACTTCTTCTTTCGAAGCGAAGTTTACCTTCTCTCAGTCCCTTATGCAAGTCTTGGACCGTCCTAAACCCCATGTCTTGGAAGGATAGTCTTAGGCCCAGGCTCAAATAAGGAATAAAATTCAAGATGGAACCGCGATCCACAACGGAACCGCTTACCCCTTGGGCCACTTTCACTTTTTGGCCTTCGTTGAAATATCTCTTATCTCCGCCGGCCTTCATGGCTTCAATGCTCGCCATTCCTCTATACTTCTTGAGACGAATTCCATTCTCATAAAAATACTCGCCAGGCGCCTCAGAAGTTCCGGCAAACATAAATCCCATCATACAGGCCGATGCTCCGATTGCCAAAGCATTTGCGATGTCCCCAATATTAGAAATTCCACCATCTGCGATAACAGGAACGTCATATTTCGCTGCGTGAGCGGCAGTTTGGTAGACCGCGGTAGCTTGCGCTCTTCCGACAGCCATGGTATCTTGGGTAATACAAATGGATCCTGGTCCCATTCCGATCCTGAGCCCATCGGCTCCGGCGCGGATCAAATTCTCCGCTTGACCTCGGGTGACTACATTCCCTCCGACAACTTCAAGATTTTTGAAATTGGCCTTGATGAATTGAAGCATCTCGATCTGGTAAATGGAGTTCCCCTGTGCAGAGTCGATGATGATCACGTCTACTCCGGCTTCGTAGAGTGCGGCGACCCGTTCTCTGGATTCCGGAAGAGTAGAAACTGCAGCACCGCATCTCAGTCTTTTGTTTTCGTCTTTGGAGGAATCCGGAAAGTCCTTATTCTTTTTTAGATCGGAGCGGCTCACCAAGGAGACCAATTTTCCGTCCTTGTCTAGGATAGGTAGTTTTCCGATTTTTTCTTTCTTAATGATGTCGTTTGCTTCTTTGAGAGTGATCCCTGCTTTGCCAGTTATCACTTCAGTAGTCATTACTCTCTCTACAGGGATGGATCTATCTCTTTCAAAGTCGATGTCCCTATTAGTAACGATCCCGATCAGCTTAGAATGTCTTGTTCCATCTTGAGTGATAGGAATTCCGGTAAAACCTTGGGTCTCTTTGATATGGTCCAGATCGTGCAGAGTGTTTTTAGGTCCGAGCACTACCGGATCGGAGATGAATCCGTTCTCGAAGCGTTTCACCTTGCTTACTTCGGATACTTGCTGGTCGATCGTATTATTGTAATGGATGATCCCAATCCCTCCCATAAGGGCTTGTGCGATCGCCATCGAAGACTCAGTTACAGTGTCCATAGGAGAACTAACGAAAGGTCGTTTGAGTTTTATGTTCTTTGTGAATCTAGTTTCTAACTCGACTTCGGATGGATTGAAGTCGATAAAACCGGGCAGGACTAAAAAGTCCCGATAAGTAAGCCCGATTTGCATGCTGAAGAGTTCTTCGCCGGATAGGCCGTCTAAAAATTGGGAGTCTCGGTAAGATTGGTTTGACATTAGTGTACCTTACCTATTACATCAAAACGAAGCCAAAGGCTGGAATCAAGATAAATTTCCGCCGGAATCCGATCGACCTAGGAATTTAATGGAAAAGGTTCAAAGGAAGCAAAGAGACAAAGAGTTCATTACTGAAGAGGGAAAAAAACTCCATCTCATTGGAAAATTTCTTCTAAAAACCGAGCTACTCGTAAGGGACACGGACGGTCACGATTCCGTGCAATTGCTTTCCGTCAGCAAAGACGCGACCAAGATCCTAGTCCAAGGTCGAATGTCAGAACAATTTAAGCTCGGTTCCCATATTGTTTTATACAAACTGCTCGCGAGATACGTCGAACTAGAATGCGAGGTCATGGAAGAGAGACCGAATAATCAGTTTGTTATGAACGTAGACGCGGTTTCTATCGCGAGCAGAGAGAGAAAATTTGCCAGAATCAAGCCTCCAGATGGAAGTGTCTGGATCACCAATCTACGAACTAGTAGAACTACGATCGATGCAAATCTGTTCAATATTCCTACATCCGTAAAAGTGAATTTTGCGGACACAGAAAGAACCCTAAAACCAAAGTACGATATCATCAAAATAGACGTATTCAATTCCATAGGGGATAAATTCGATCTGGTAAAGAAGACAGGAAAAATATTATTTATTCCTAATACTCAAAAACCAGAAAGCTATAAGTCTTCTGATCCGAGCGGCTTCATAGATTACGAACACGAGCTAGGCGACGAGGACGATGTTCGCAAGAAGATCATAGAATACGCCAATCAAAAGATCAAATCCGAGCTAATCGTTCCTGTTATTTATATCAATCATGATGAGCAAGCGATCCCTATCGGATATGTACATGCTCAGAATAGAACAAGAGAGATCGACTTAAGTGAAGTGATGGAGATCAAGACTCTTACCTTCGATATGGTGGATCGGATTAGAGAATCCAATACCATTCTAGTGAAAGAAAGATTTCCTGTTTTAGATCTTTCTACCGGCGGCCTTAGAGTAAAGATCAATCATCCGGATCTAAATAGCGAGATCCCAAGACGAAAAGGATTCACCTTCGATATCTTCTTCAAGATGCAATCTCCGATTACCGCATACGGAGTGGTCCGATCTGTAGCAAAAGATATGGATGGAAATTTATACATCGGATTGTCCTTGGAAGGAAACTCTGCAAGACCGGGAGAGAAGAAGAGATTCATCGACAATGTGAACAGACTCTTAGCGGATGCCGGCGCGAAAGTAAATCCGAATTGAATTTCCTTACGGGAAGTCCCACATTCTTACATCTACAAAGATTACATTTCCTTCTTGCAATCGTTTAGAATAAGTAACTAAAAGCAGATTGCTTTCCAGATCGTAGTACGGGTTGCTAGCAAACCAATTTCCGGAAGTATCTTTTGCATTCTTATAGAACTGTTCCAGGAAATAAGGCCTCCAACTCCAGTTCCTTCCTACAAAGCTATCGTCTTCGAGCATTCCTGATTCTGAGATCGCGGAATAATTAGGAGAAAGTTGTCTTCCTTCATTATTTGTGACGTACATTCTAAAGACGGATTTTTCAAGAAGATAAGAATTTCTTAAAGTGATTGTGACCTTCTCCTCTCCATTAGAGAGCACTTCTATTCCGGAAGACTCGAGTCTGTCCTCAAGCTCCCTTTCCTTTTTGATCCTTCTTAGCAACTGATACTTTTTATAATTAAAGAATAGCTCATGTAATTGGGAGAAACGAATACTTAGGCCGTTGATATCCATTAAATCCGGGCTTGGCTCCGCAAAATAGAACCCTTGCAAGAATCTTGCTCCGTAAGTAAGAGCATTGTATAGCTCCGTTTCCGTCTCTATTCCCTCAAAGAGAAGAGAACAGCCCAGGCTTTCCGCCAATCTGGAAAGAGTAAATAGAATCTCTTGGAAATTTCTGGAGGCAACAGAGCTACGAATCAGTCCTAAGTCCACTTTGATAATATCGGGATGCAAAGCACCAATCCGATCCAGGTTGGAGGACTTAGAACCCAGATCGTCAATCGCGACTAGAAACCCGGATCTCTTATATAGATTGATCAAAGGTTTGAGCTGCTCTATTTCTCCGGCAAAATGCTCCTCCACCATTTCAATCACGATCCTCTTAGGATCCATACCTGAATTCTTTACGATCTGAAGAGTGAACGGATCCTCATCCGATCTTGAAACAAGATAGTCTTGCATGAAGGAAGGAGAGATATTTAGAAAAAGTTTTGCCTTAGGATCAATGCTCTGTGTCTTACTGATCTTTTCTACGGCTTTCTTTCTGATACTTCTGTCTATCTCTAGTTTTAATGCTATGAACTCTTCTCGTTCTGACAAAGAAAGTGAGTGAGGAATATCGGATAAGAAGAAGGGACCGAGGCTGTGTACTTGACCGCTCTTGTCTAAGAAACGACCAAGAGCTTCGTAACCGAAGATAGAATCTTTTTCGACCGAAAGAATGGGCTGGAAGTAAGGGATGGTTTCTCCTTCAGAAAACCATTCTCTCCATTTGGATGCGCTCCAAGAACTTCTTCCTTCATTCATTCTTAACAACAAAATCAAGGTCCTATAAACAGGATCAAGAAATTAAAATGAAAACAGTTGCTAGAAAGAATAAAAGAAGAATGAGCAAGGTAAATTAGGTATTACTTAATAACCTGGACCTAAACCGCAGTAGAATTTTTCTGGAATTCCTTCCCAAGCAGTCTTAGTCATGTTAGAAGAAAGCAAAGATCGATTTTTGCCCAAGTTCTCGCGCAAAATTTCAGCAAGTCTCTCTTTTGAGAAGAGATCTGCTGATTCGGTTAACAATTTCAGACGCGTATAGTATACTTTAAGATCCGGATCTTCTATCCGATTCTCTCCAGAAGAAACCGACTGCATATAACCTTTCGGAATATTGCGAGCAAAATGTCCTACTCTCCAATTAGAAACAGTAGGTAGTTTACTCAACAAAGGATCTGTTAAGGCAAAAACATCTACGATCCTACGCTCCGGCCCTGCAAAGTATCCGTAGAAGCCTATGTTCAGAGTGGCACAGGTTGTTGCTCCCTTATCCGCTTGTTTCTTTCTATAGTCTCTGCCTGATCTTGCCCAACCATGAGAAGGAAAATCAGAAACATAAAACGACTGCAAGAAGCTTGTAGAACGGAAATAAGCTCCCTTCTCATCTTGGATCTCCTCATCACTTCGGATCCTAAGATAGTCCTTAGTCACATAAAGAAGTGAATTTTGGTTTAACAACGAAAAGGCGACAAAGAACAAAAGAGCGATCCTGGGTAAAAATGGAGAAAACAGGTCCGAGATCA is a window of Leptospira semungkisensis DNA encoding:
- the thiS gene encoding sulfur carrier protein ThiS, with protein sequence MKVNGRDLLLDELSSPSVFALLEALRLKPETVAIQKNGEILKRDTWSGIILNQEDKIEILKFVGGG
- a CDS encoding 16S rRNA (uracil(1498)-N(3))-methyltransferase, which gives rise to MSLEEIVFFRPGFVPSPELKLEGEEISHLKAFRVYSEEKIVILKDGSGASAYYSVPSSSKSGSLVRTEKKERPKRVSAIATAIPKGNRLEWLIQKGTELGITRFIFLVFAHSDRKDLNPERLLKVAAEACSQSNQDFLPEILGPYTLQKFVESSSDPKEELLLLDPRSEIRIDPKNIENKTILIGPEGGFRSEELDFLKKYSVPGVNLGESILRIETAGIFAASLFRLGNLD
- a CDS encoding outer membrane lipoprotein-sorting protein, which produces MVFPILLGGEISYAQAPEKARVAQELVARLDQALLKSDGLVKANLILIKRTGDSWTWDMSVFRKGEDSLSLFESKGRGLEYKILFKEDGELIYAFNALSRKIFRKNDEEKYENHLNTGFSFVDLAGTSYQANYNPVVQSDLDVGGKKMKRVALRPIVPYFYSKLILLLEPDTLRPVRLDFHDKDGILYKTMNIKYGPVKVKAKQKVGKEDLASRLEMLDLNTGAISVLEYVEVDRDVKPDPSLFELDNLNRL
- the guaB gene encoding IMP dehydrogenase — protein: MSNQSYRDSQFLDGLSGEELFSMQIGLTYRDFLVLPGFIDFNPSEVELETRFTKNIKLKRPFVSSPMDTVTESSMAIAQALMGGIGIIHYNNTIDQQVSEVSKVKRFENGFISDPVVLGPKNTLHDLDHIKETQGFTGIPITQDGTRHSKLIGIVTNRDIDFERDRSIPVERVMTTEVITGKAGITLKEANDIIKKEKIGKLPILDKDGKLVSLVSRSDLKKNKDFPDSSKDENKRLRCGAAVSTLPESRERVAALYEAGVDVIIIDSAQGNSIYQIEMLQFIKANFKNLEVVGGNVVTRGQAENLIRAGADGLRIGMGPGSICITQDTMAVGRAQATAVYQTAAHAAKYDVPVIADGGISNIGDIANALAIGASACMMGFMFAGTSEAPGEYFYENGIRLKKYRGMASIEAMKAGGDKRYFNEGQKVKVAQGVSGSVVDRGSILNFIPYLSLGLRLSFQDMGFRTVQDLHKGLREGKLRFERRSESAQAQGSVHSLYSYSAPSLRAE
- a CDS encoding DUF1577 domain-containing protein, with protein sequence MEKVQRKQRDKEFITEEGKKLHLIGKFLLKTELLVRDTDGHDSVQLLSVSKDATKILVQGRMSEQFKLGSHIVLYKLLARYVELECEVMEERPNNQFVMNVDAVSIASRERKFARIKPPDGSVWITNLRTSRTTIDANLFNIPTSVKVNFADTERTLKPKYDIIKIDVFNSIGDKFDLVKKTGKILFIPNTQKPESYKSSDPSGFIDYEHELGDEDDVRKKIIEYANQKIKSELIVPVIYINHDEQAIPIGYVHAQNRTREIDLSEVMEIKTLTFDMVDRIRESNTILVKERFPVLDLSTGGLRVKINHPDLNSEIPRRKGFTFDIFFKMQSPITAYGVVRSVAKDMDGNLYIGLSLEGNSARPGEKKRFIDNVNRLLADAGAKVNPN
- a CDS encoding EAL domain-containing protein; amino-acid sequence: MNEGRSSWSASKWREWFSEGETIPYFQPILSVEKDSIFGYEALGRFLDKSGQVHSLGPFFLSDIPHSLSLSEREEFIALKLEIDRSIRKKAVEKISKTQSIDPKAKLFLNISPSFMQDYLVSRSDEDPFTLQIVKNSGMDPKRIVIEMVEEHFAGEIEQLKPLINLYKRSGFLVAIDDLGSKSSNLDRIGALHPDIIKVDLGLIRSSVASRNFQEILFTLSRLAESLGCSLLFEGIETETELYNALTYGARFLQGFYFAEPSPDLMDINGLSIRFSQLHELFFNYKKYQLLRRIKKERELEDRLESSGIEVLSNGEEKVTITLRNSYLLEKSVFRMYVTNNEGRQLSPNYSAISESGMLEDDSFVGRNWSWRPYFLEQFYKNAKDTSGNWFASNPYYDLESNLLLVTYSKRLQEGNVIFVDVRMWDFP